ATTATTTATTAGACGCTTAAATTGTTTATTTCTCTCCAAGAATTCTTGGATGTTTTTCCGACTTTCTACTTTGATGATCGGATCTACAACTAAAATTGGTTTTTCTGGATACGTTAAACTAAGCGTTGAAAAAATCAAATCCACATCCAATTTCTTGATTAGCTCCATTTCTCCTGTACTTAAGACAGCCAGTACATCGATATTGAACAATTCTTTCAAATGTTCTGCCAATAACCGACCTGTTGCTGTACCGTGATTGCAAATCACAACAGCTTTATAGGTATAGGTCAATTCTTGATTGATTGCACTGACAGAGGTAGAAAAATGAATCGTCAAAAAGGCCATTTCATCTTCACTTAGCTCATTTTTGGTAATGACTTCAATCGTTGGTGCAAATTTTTCAATCGCAAAATAAATATTTCCATAATATCGTTTAACCGTTTCCTTTAAAGGATTTAAAATGTGTATTTCGCTTTTTACCCGGCTAATCAAGCCAGCCATATGCCGATACAATCCTTCATGAAGCGATTCTTCTTTCTTGGAAAAAGGAATTTTTGTCGTTTGCTCGACGAATTGGATGAGCTGAATCGATAATAATTGTGCTTGTACCCATTCTACAGAGTTGCTGATACTACCAGTGTTAAAGGTTTCCAGCATGAAAATAATATAGTTTATTTCTGAGCTAGGCGGTCTGACAGCAAGTATTCGGCACAATTGATTGATAAACGTCTGGAGCTTATTTTGAGCTGGCTCAACCTCTTCCCAAGAAGAGTTCATAATCAATTCCTGCCTTAAATAACGGCTTAGCCAAATAGCTGTAAACATGACCAGTTGATTTCGGTAAAGGTCCTCTCGTGCAGAAATTGTCTGATGATAGACCTGATCGATTTTCTTCAATATATGCTTAGGAATATAGCGAAATAGATATTTTTCTGAAGTACTCAAGCCCACTTCATTTCCCTCAAGAAAACGCAAACTATCAATAGTTTGGTTAATCACATCGTAAATCATGGTTCGAATGGTTCGTTCGGAGCCTTTCAAAATAATCCCTTGCTTAGGTATACTCAGAACCTCGAGTCCATATTCTAAAAGAATCGTTCTGACCCTGCGCATATCTTCATCCATTGTACTTTTTGAGATTTGGTACTCTGATTCTTTTTGATATAAAAACACAGGCTGCTCCGATAAAGAAAATGCTAAAATTAGGTCAAAAATTCGTTCTTCTCGATTTAAGTAATCGAATTCATCTTTTTCATCCAGATACCCCTCCAATAATTTCCTTTCCTTTTGCTCTAGCTTTAAAAGCATTCCTCTGTTGCGGATCGTTTTAATTTCAGGTAATTTTCGTTCATTAAGAAAAATATTGATTTCTTTAATCTCATTTCTGATTGTTCTGTTACTGAGTTGAAAATCTTCGCTTAGCTCGCCTAAAGTCAAAGGATAGTCCGACCAAATAAAACGGTTGAATAGTTGGATTGTTCGATCTTTCATCTGCTTCTCTCCTTGCTTGGTTTTATTATATAATGATGCGGAACAATTGATTAGTAGAGATTGTTGCACTATTTATTGGCAAGAATGTAAGCGCAGACATTTAGTGAAAAAAATAGTTACAGTTTTAGTATACAAAAAAAGAGAGCTGACAAAACTAAAGATCAGTTTTGTCAGCTCTCTAAATCCGAATAAACGGCGAGAAAAAAGCAGCTCATTCGGAAATAAACCCTTTTTTTCTCGGCCTCTTTGAGTTGTAATAGATAATTTTTAGTCGCAATCTACTTTTTAAGCTACAGTAAATTTAGTTTCTGACAATGAGTTTTGTAACTCATCATTTGAGATTTCTCTGTCACTTGTTACAGATGCAGATTTTTTCTCTAAATCAACACTAGCAGATTGAACACCTGCAATTTTTTCAAAGTTTTCTTTAACGATATTTACACAACCATCGCATTTCATTCCGTTGATCGTTACTGTTTTTTCCATTTATAAACACTCCTTCTAATTTTTTGATACGCTTGGTTTAACTAAATGGCACTGACATTGTCCAGGTATACAGTTACAAGGTACGACATCCACAGCTGATTTGCGTTTCTCTTTTAATAAGGCTTCTAGCTCATCGAGATCTTGAAAACTTAATAAACTATCAGTAATGATCGTCTCAAGAACTTTTCCGACTTTTTTGCTACAAACTTTGGCCAGCATTTCTTCTGAAAGTGCCTCGATACTTTTGCGCTCTTCTACTAATGGAAAATAGTTGAATTTATTGCCATTGCGCTTCGTTCCAAGTAGACCTTTATCGACTAAACGACTTAATAATGTTTTAACTGTAGTACTTTTCCATTCAGTCTTTTCATTTAAGATCTCAGTCACTTCTTTGCTTGTCGTTTCCTCTGTAGCCCAAGCAACACGCATAACTTCCCATTCAGCGTCAGTAATGTTTAAGGCTTTTTTCTTTTCTGACATAAAAAGTCTCCTTTTTATTGATTTCTGGTCGGACTACCAAACTCAACTACACACGTAGTCGATTCTTATATTAATAATAGCTCTTTTTTTATGGTTTGTCAAAGGGAAGATTTTATTTAAATGAAGAGCCTGAGACATAACTCAAAAAGTTATGTTTCAGGCTCTTCGTATCTGAATAAACAGCGGGAGCAAACGGTCATCCCTACTTCGAGGATCAGAGTGAAACGAGAACCGTAGTTGCAGAAGCAACTCCTTCTTATTGCTGTAAAAAAACAGCGCGGTACGAGCTGATGCTTTCTCGTCAAAGACTCGTCGCAGCTAAACATTGTTGCACAGTCCCTATTACACTACGTTTCGATTTCATCAATCTCTAAGCGTCAACAATACTAAGAATTGAAGGACTTGGTTCTCGGAGTTAAACACTTTTGTCCCAACCTCGCTCTTTGCTATAAAGATAATATTTTCACTGTTTTAATCAAATTTTCAGCAGTCAATCCGTATTTTTCTTTTAATAAGGCAGGATCTCCTGATTGACCAAAACGATCTTGAAACCGATTTTTACGATTTTTGTAGGATAATTTTCAGAAAGATATTCAGAAACAGCTGAACCAAGACCACCGATTATGCTATGTTCTTCTGCAGTAATTAACCATGGGGTTTCTTTAGCTGCCGACAATACAAGCTTTTCATCTAACGGTTTAATCGTGGAGAAATTCAAGACACGAATAGAAATTCCTGCCTTCTTTAACGCTTCTGCAGCCATTAACGCTTCTTGCACCATTAATCCAGTAGCTATTATAGTGCCATCTCCCCCTGTGGTCAGGGTCTCACCACAACCAATGTTGAAAGTTGGCTTTTCTAAATGAACTCTTGTCACTGCTAAACGACCTAAGCGTAAATAAACAGGACCCGTGTGTTCCATTATCGATTCAATAGCAGCTTCTGTTTCTAAATCATCAACAGGATTCAAAATAGTCATTCCAGGAATCACTCGCATCAATGCAATATCTTCAATCGCTTGATGTGAACCACCATCTTCTCCTACTGTTATTCCTGCATGGGTCGCCGCAATCGTTACATTTAAATGTGGATATGCCACGCTGTTACGAATCTGTTCATACGCTCTACCTGCGGCGAATAGTGCAAAACTACTTGCAAAAGGACGTTTTCCACCTAGTGCTAGCCCCGCTGCAGTACCAATCATATCAGCTTCTGAGATTCCCATATTGTATTATTTGGTGCTTGCTTCGCAAAAATATCTGTTTTGGTTGCAGCGGATAGATCAGCATCTAAAACAACTAAATCTGGATGTTATTTTAGTTTTACCAAGGTTTCACCGTATGCCTGCCTTGTTGCTTTTTCCATATTATTCTGCCCCCTTTAATTCAGCTAAGGCTTTTTCTGCTTCTTCTTTTGAAGGAGCTTTTCCATGCCATGATACTTGATTTTCCATAAAACTGACACCTTTGCCTTTGATCGTTTCGCAAACAATAACAGTTGGTGCGCTCGTTTGTTTTTTTGCCATTTGGACCGCTTTGGCAATCGACGGGATATCGTGTCCATTTGCATGGAGAACATGCCAATTGAAACTGGTGAATTTTGCACCGATATCATTAACGCCCATGATTACATCATTTGTACCATCTATTTGCAAGCCATTGTGATCAATAAGTACAATGATCCGATTCAACTGATAATGAGCCGCACTCATCACAGCTTCCCAGACTTGCCCTTCTTGAAGTTCACCATCGCCTAGAAGAACAAAAGTATAGCAATCACTATTATCGATTTTTTTTGCTAATGCCAACCCGTTTGCAATCGATAACCCTTGCCCTAATGAACCACTTGATACGTCAACACCATATGTTTTATTCCTATCTGGATGCCCTTGCAAGTGACTGCCAAATTTACGTAATTGCATTAAATCACTCTTTGGAAAAAAGCCTTTATCTGCTAATACTGCATAGAGTGCCGGCGCCCCATGTCCTTTTGATAAAACAAAATGATCTCTGTTTCTCTGTTGATAGTTTTGCGTATTGATTGTCATTTCTTGATAATATAAGGTTGTTAAAATATCGATTGCTGATAGTGAGCCACCTGGATGTCCTGAGCCTGCGGCTGCCAACGATTGAATAATCATGATTCTCAATTCTTGCGCTTTTTTCTCTAGTTTTTTCATACTACACAACCTGCTTTATTTAGTATTTTTCATTTCTTCATAAAAGACATTGAGCAACATCCACGATGATTCTGCCCCAGGATCTTTGTGCCCGATTGCGCGTTCACCAAGACGCATTGCACGACCTTTTTTAGCAATTAAAGGGATTGTGGATTCTGCACCTTTTTGCATAATTTGGATTGCTTTTTCCATCACGGTCAGATAATCATCGTCTGTTTTGTGTGCTTGTAGATAGTCAATCCCGGGCAATAATGCATCCAACATTGTTTTATCCTGCAACACTGCTTTTCCTCGGGCTTGAATAGCATCAATACCGGATTGCAGCATATCGACAAATTCTGAAAAGGTGACTTCTGTTTTTCCTTCAACGTCTTTTCCCATTTTTATAAAAAAGCTACCGTATAATGGTCCTGACGCTCCACCTACTTTAGAGAGTAGAATCATTCCAGATTTTTTAAGTAATGAGTTGATATCTTTGGTTGTTTTATCTAGCTCGTCAATCTCTTTAGAAATCCCACGGAAACCAATGCTCAAATTGATACCGTGATCCCCATCTCCAATATTAGAATCCAAAGAAGTCCAATAATCTCTTTGTTCTTCTGATAGCTCTGCCATTTTCATAAGTGAATTTCTAAAAAAGTCTTTATTTGCGATTACTGCTGTTGTCATCGTTCATTACTCCCATCTAAAATAAAATTCTTTTAGGTATTAAGTAATAATTGAAAAAACAAATTATTACTTAATACCTATATTGTTATTTGATCGTATATCCACCATCAATCACAAGATTTTCTCCAGTGATCAAGTTTGATGCATCAGTCGCCAAGAAGAGTGCACAAGCAGCCACCTCTTCTGGATAGCCGAAGCGACCAGCTGGAATTTGTTTTTTCATCTCTTCGCCCACTTGACCTGCCCAAGCTTTTTTACCTAGCTCAGTCAAAATAACGGTTGGAGAAATACAGTTTACATTAATATTATATTGTGCCCATTCATAGGCTAACACTTTTGTCATCGAAACAATTGCACCTTTACTCGCGCAATATGCAACATGATTATCTAAAGCTACCATAGCAGCTTGTGATGCCATATTGATAATTTTCCCACCATTAGCATCGATCAATTCATTCCCCACTGCTTGTGCCACTAAAAAGCTACCTTTCACATTGATTCCAAATGTTTTATCCCAGTACTCTTCTGACAAGTTTTCAGCATCATCCAATAAAGCAACGCCAGCAGAATTAACTAAAATATCG
The DNA window shown above is from Enterococcus sp. 12C11_DIV0727 and carries:
- a CDS encoding BglG family transcription antiterminator, with translation MKDRTIQLFNRFIWSDYPLTLGELSEDFQLSNRTIRNEIKEINIFLNERKLPEIKTIRNRGMLLKLEQKERKLLEGYLDEKDEFDYLNREERIFDLILAFSLSEQPVFLYQKESEYQISKSTMDEDMRRVRTILLEYGLEVLSIPKQGIILKGSERTIRTMIYDVINQTIDSLRFLEGNEVGLSTSEKYLFRYIPKHILKKIDQVYHQTISAREDLYRNQLVMFTAIWLSRYLRQELIMNSSWEEVEPAQNKLQTFINQLCRILAVRPPSSEINYIIFMLETFNTGSISNSVEWVQAQLLSIQLIQFVEQTTKIPFSKKEESLHEGLYRHMAGLISRVKSEIHILNPLKETVKRYYGNIYFAIEKFAPTIEVITKNELSEDEMAFLTIHFSTSVSAINQELTYTYKAVVICNHGTATGRLLAEHLKELFNIDVLAVLSTGEMELIKKLDVDLIFSTLSLTYPEKPILVVDPIIKVESRKNIQEFLERNKQFKRLINNANDSTELFYTVLDLIKESGGMISSNIYQQLENTFDKNHLKINKRELQPMLKDVLKKSDILLLEKCPDWESAIQRVALPLLSENCIKESYVEAMIASVKEFGPYIVMGKHLALAHARPEDGVNRLGISVATLAEPVVFGNEENDPVKIIFCLAAVDSFSHLNIMKSLIELINDETKIERLASCNNVTDFEAILYEEALKETK
- a CDS encoding heavy-metal-associated domain-containing protein, which codes for MEKTVTINGMKCDGCVNIVKENFEKIAGVQSASVDLEKKSASVTSDREISNDELQNSLSETKFTVA
- a CDS encoding CopY/TcrY family copper transport repressor — translated: MSEKKKALNITDAEWEVMRVAWATEETTSKEVTEILNEKTEWKSTTVKTLLSRLVDKGLLGTKRNGNKFNYFPLVEERKSIEALSEEMLAKVCSKKVGKVLETIITDSLLSFQDLDELEALLKEKRKSAVDVVPCNCIPGQCQCHLVKPSVSKN
- a CDS encoding transketolase family protein, whose translation is MGISEADMIGTAAGLALGGKRPFASSFALFAAGRAYEQIRNSVAYPHLNVTIAATHAGITVGEDGGSHQAIEDIALMRVIPGMTILNPVDDLETEAAIESIMEHTGPVYLRLGRLAVTRVHLEKPTFNIGCGETLTTGGDGTIIATGLMVQEALMAAEALKKAGISIRVLNFSTIKPLDEKLVLSAAKETPWLITAEEHSIIGGLGSAVSEYLSENYPTKIVKIGFKIVLVNQEILPY
- a CDS encoding transketolase, encoding MKKLEKKAQELRIMIIQSLAAAGSGHPGGSLSAIDILTTLYYQEMTINTQNYQQRNRDHFVLSKGHGAPALYAVLADKGFFPKSDLMQLRKFGSHLQGHPDRNKTYGVDVSSGSLGQGLSIANGLALAKKIDNSDCYTFVLLGDGELQEGQVWEAVMSAAHYQLNRIIVLIDHNGLQIDGTNDVIMGVNDIGAKFTSFNWHVLHANGHDIPSIAKAVQMAKKQTSAPTVIVCETIKGKGVSFMENQVSWHGKAPSKEEAEKALAELKGAE
- the dhaL gene encoding dihydroxyacetone kinase subunit DhaL, encoding MTTAVIANKDFFRNSLMKMAELSEEQRDYWTSLDSNIGDGDHGINLSIGFRGISKEIDELDKTTKDINSLLKKSGMILLSKVGGASGPLYGSFFIKMGKDVEGKTEVTFSEFVDMLQSGIDAIQARGKAVLQDKTMLDALLPGIDYLQAHKTDDDYLTVMEKAIQIMQKGAESTIPLIAKKGRAMRLGERAIGHKDPGAESSWMLLNVFYEEMKNTK
- a CDS encoding SDR family oxidoreductase; translated protein: MDYKGYDINFGLADKVVIVTGGLSGIGEAIAELFVKKGAEIVIFDIKEETEQLVSEKFKEKGLGIKVDVTNKNSVITAVAAAKKYFGKIDILVNSAGVALLDDAENLSEEYWDKTFGINVKGSFLVAQAVGNELIDANGGKIINMASQAAMVALDNHVAYCASKGAIVSMTKVLAYEWAQYNINVNCISPTVILTELGKKAWAGQVGEEMKKQIPAGRFGYPEEVAACALFLATDASNLITGENLVIDGGYTIK